The Deferribacterota bacterium region TTCTTTAACTGGTTCTGTCTTTTTTAAAAATTCATAGATATTTCTATTGTTGTAGTTATTTTCTTTTCTAATAAATACCACTCTAAGTTTCTCAGTAGCTTCTTTTGCCTCTTCTTCGCTGTTTGATAGAACTGCTAGAAAGAGACCATCCCTTATCACTTTTATATTTTTATTTAGTTTATTTGTAATTTCTTTATATTTTTCCTCATCTATATCTTTAAAGTAAAAGGAAGGCCTAACTATCTTTGCATGTGTAAAATCTTTTGGGCATATATCATGTATAAAATATTTATCGCCTGTAACTATCTTTTCACTCTCAAGCCTTTTAACTGGTTTCCCTATAAGTTTGTATGTATGTGGTTCTTTTGTCTTTAGGTTTCTACTAATTTTTGATTGATATATTTCAGGGGCTTTGGTAATTAAATCCTTAATAGGTATTTTTTTCTCCTTTGTATTTTTAACATAGATAAAATTATTTTTTATCATAAGCATATCTTTAGGAATTGAGAGCTTTTCCTCTGCTTTTTTTAGAAGAATATTATTGAGGGTTGCACAAGCATATTTAATTGCAGTGCCACTGTGTTCTATCGAGAAACTGCCCGCTGTGTACATTTCATCAGGTGTTTTATCAGTAATACCTGAAATTATATCTATATCATCTAGATCTATACTCAATTCTTCTGCAGCTATTTGCGTTAGAGCTGTTTTTATGCCTTGACCTAATTCTACCTTTCCAGTTTTGATTAGAAATTTTCCGTTATCCAATAGTTCTAGCCAGGCTTTTATATGTCTATTTTTATTTAAGCTAAAAAATCTATTGGAAAATGATTCTAAATCATCACTATTTAATTTAATAGGTATTGTAAAATAAATTGTAACTAGCGCTGAAGCTTTTAAAAATTCCCTTCTACTTATCATTTTTTTTCCTCATATAATTTGAAGCTTTTATTATTGCATCTATTATTCTGCCATGTGTACCACACCTACATATGTTATTGTTCATGTGATTAATAATATCTTTTCTTGTAGGATTAATATTTTCATTTAATAGTGAGGCAGCTGTAATAATCATTCCGTTTGTACAATAGCCACATTGGAAGGCTTGTTCTTTTTCAAAAAAGGTAATTAGTGGGTGTTTTTTACCTTTGTATGTTAAACCCTCTAGAGTTGTAATGTCTTTATTTATTACATCGTCAACTGTAAGTTGGCAGCTTCTAAATACTTTGCCACCAACAAGAATTGAGCAAGCACCACACAAACCTTTGCCACATCCATATCTTATGGAATTTATTTTTAGTTCATTTTTTAGTATGTTTAATAAATTTGATCCAATGTTGCATTTAACGCTAATGTTTTTTTTGTTTATTGTAAATTTATATTCTTTAATCATTTATAACCTCATAGAGTGCTTCTTTAATTTCATTTAATTTGTTTAGATCTTTAATCTTCTTACCAAAGTTATCTGTAACATAGAAGGAATCTATTACTCTATCAGCCTCAGTTGAAATTTTTGCCTGTTGAACATTTAATTTTAACTTTTCGAATTTTGCCAGTATATGGTAAAGCAAACCCATTTTATCAGATGCAAAAACGTCAATAATAGTGTAATTATTTGATATAATATTGTCAAATTCGACCTTATTTTTAATTTGTGTTGGACGAATTTTTTCAAATTTACCTATACTTGTTTCTTTAATTATATTATTTGGATCTATTTTATTTGTTATTACCCTATATAGCAAATCTTTAATTTCTTTAACAGATAGTAGCAATTCATCAGTAGAGACATTCTGTTTTATAACCTCAAATGTATCTATTGTTAAACCATTTGCAAGAGTGTTTGCCTCAGCTCTTAAAATATTAAGATTGAAAGCTGTAAAAGCTGCAGTAATATTTTTCAATAAACCCAGATAATCAAAAGTGCAGATTATAAATTGAAGACTATTTGTCTCATCTTTTTTCTTAACCAAGATTTCTAAAGGATTATAGCTGGTTACTTTATTTAATAATTTTATGTGGGTGATGATAT contains the following coding sequences:
- a CDS encoding molybdopterin cofactor-binding domain-containing protein, giving the protein MISRREFLKASALVTIYFTIPIKLNSDDLESFSNRFFSLNKNRHIKAWLELLDNGKFLIKTGKVELGQGIKTALTQIAAEELSIDLDDIDIISGITDKTPDEMYTAGSFSIEHSGTAIKYACATLNNILLKKAEEKLSIPKDMLMIKNNFIYVKNTKEKKIPIKDLITKAPEIYQSKISRNLKTKEPHTYKLIGKPVKRLESEKIVTGDKYFIHDICPKDFTHAKIVRPSFYFKDIDEEKYKEITNKLNKNIKVIRDGLFLAVLSNSEEEAKEATEKLRVVFIRKENNYNNRNIYEFLKKTEPVKE
- a CDS encoding 2Fe-2S iron-sulfur cluster-binding protein; the protein is MIKEYKFTINKKNISVKCNIGSNLLNILKNELKINSIRYGCGKGLCGACSILVGGKVFRSCQLTVDDVINKDITTLEGLTYKGKKHPLITFFEKEQAFQCGYCTNGMIITAASLLNENINPTRKDIINHMNNNICRCGTHGRIIDAIIKASNYMRKKNDK